Proteins from one Rubripirellula tenax genomic window:
- a CDS encoding proprotein convertase P-domain-containing protein → MSRTIHSGSRRRASQLVVASIATIACITACDSASAQSGLRESLERLDRNQNGQIDPKEITPLARPYLERIAEARRLSLDRPNDISKLQEAARIYYALVNGVAGKNIEPDLESSVKGFGPIKGQPLVPEFGLSDFEFPYTQEDLDETDLTLRRYDRNQDGYIDRAEAQRGKWTHRDPFEEDYNYDGRLSRLELTQRYARRRLLDGASDELVQRAKRIGSGVRPSRDESDDDRNDSRWWRNGGTSYYLTASMMSRFDLNRNGCLEANESARLGFPTSRIDVDRDGELSRDEMHSYLSELQENAGDESIGVPSWFYERDENRDDQVTMAEYTDEWSDESVQSFVGLDINDDGILTLAEVTQSAALTGGSFTNQTAEVLPPRKTVISEIVIDEKFMIGDLDVQLSITHSHLSYLDGYLISPNGTRVELFTGVGGGDDHFNQTIFDDQSQIPITKARAPFEGNFIPEAVMKRQPGLSQFNGTEATGTWQLVIAGARNERFGMLHQWSLMIQPQDSLTPMTDATQSQITQTASTTDPDAREDFTSQESPTGELRDSVDSMEKIRQKRAEMVEKFRLMMESKNENDSRERFDLNDSAKSLDKKIRKLESKLE, encoded by the coding sequence ATGAGTCGCACTATTCACTCTGGATCGCGACGGCGTGCGTCGCAACTTGTTGTGGCATCGATCGCTACAATCGCCTGCATAACGGCTTGCGATTCGGCGTCTGCACAGTCCGGACTTCGCGAATCGCTCGAGCGTCTCGATCGCAATCAAAACGGTCAAATCGATCCCAAAGAGATCACACCGCTGGCTCGCCCGTACCTAGAGCGGATCGCAGAAGCACGGCGGCTTTCCCTGGATCGCCCCAACGATATCTCGAAGTTACAAGAAGCCGCGAGAATCTATTACGCATTGGTCAACGGAGTTGCGGGGAAGAACATCGAGCCTGACTTGGAAAGCAGCGTCAAGGGTTTCGGTCCCATCAAGGGACAACCGCTGGTGCCGGAATTCGGGCTGTCGGATTTCGAGTTCCCCTACACACAAGAAGACCTCGACGAGACGGATCTAACACTTCGGCGGTATGACCGCAATCAGGACGGGTACATCGATCGGGCCGAGGCGCAACGAGGGAAATGGACGCACCGTGATCCCTTCGAAGAGGACTACAACTACGACGGGCGATTGAGTCGATTGGAACTCACGCAACGCTATGCACGCCGACGATTGCTTGATGGAGCCTCCGATGAATTGGTTCAACGCGCGAAGCGAATTGGAAGCGGTGTTCGCCCTTCCAGAGACGAAAGCGACGACGACCGCAACGATTCGCGTTGGTGGCGGAATGGTGGGACCAGCTACTATTTGACGGCGTCGATGATGAGCCGATTCGATCTCAATCGCAATGGCTGCTTGGAAGCAAACGAGTCTGCCCGATTGGGCTTTCCAACAAGCCGCATCGACGTCGATCGCGACGGTGAATTGTCTCGCGACGAGATGCATTCCTATCTAAGCGAGTTGCAGGAAAATGCTGGCGACGAATCGATCGGCGTCCCGAGTTGGTTCTATGAACGCGATGAAAACCGCGACGATCAAGTCACTATGGCGGAGTACACCGACGAGTGGTCCGACGAGTCTGTGCAATCGTTCGTCGGTTTGGATATCAACGACGATGGGATTTTGACGTTAGCGGAAGTCACCCAGTCGGCTGCACTGACGGGTGGAAGCTTTACGAACCAAACCGCGGAAGTTCTGCCGCCGCGCAAGACGGTCATCTCTGAAATCGTGATTGACGAAAAATTCATGATCGGTGACTTGGACGTGCAACTTTCCATCACACATTCGCACCTTTCCTATCTCGATGGATATTTGATTTCCCCGAATGGAACCCGCGTCGAACTGTTCACCGGCGTCGGCGGCGGTGACGATCACTTCAATCAAACCATCTTCGACGACCAATCTCAAATCCCGATCACCAAGGCGCGTGCGCCCTTCGAAGGAAACTTTATTCCCGAAGCGGTGATGAAGCGTCAACCGGGACTGAGTCAGTTCAATGGGACCGAAGCAACCGGCACATGGCAACTGGTCATCGCAGGCGCACGGAATGAACGATTCGGGATGCTGCACCAGTGGTCGTTGATGATCCAGCCCCAAGACAGCCTGACGCCGATGACGGACGCTACACAGTCCCAGATCACGCAAACTGCGTCCACGACAGATCCCGATGCTCGTGAAGACTTCACGAGTCAAGAATCGCCAACCGGCGAGCTTCGCGATTCAGTCGATAGCATGGAAAAGATTCGTCAGAAGCGGGCTGAAATGGTCGAAAAGTTTCGCTTGATGATGGAAAGCAAAAACGAGAACGATTCTCGCGAGCGATTTGACTTAAATGACTCAGCCAAATCGCTGGACAAGAAGATCCGCAAGCTCGAATCGAAACTTGAATAG
- a CDS encoding helix-turn-helix transcriptional regulator, with the protein MPRKPEPNLTNCVRELRGKTEGMTQQSLADAVSVTRQTIVAMETGTYTPPLALAIRIARVFDCGVEDVFTLQE; encoded by the coding sequence GTGCCGCGTAAGCCGGAACCGAACCTAACGAATTGCGTTCGCGAATTGCGTGGTAAGACCGAAGGGATGACTCAGCAATCGCTGGCGGATGCCGTCAGCGTTACGCGGCAAACGATCGTCGCGATGGAAACGGGCACGTACACTCCTCCGCTTGCCCTTGCGATACGGATCGCAAGGGTTTTCGATTGTGGAGTGGAAGACGTGTTCACCTTGCAAGAATGA
- a CDS encoding YdeI/OmpD-associated family protein, whose translation MSDYPYNFDAKIVKYGFGKVQFSVVYAPKEIVSQLDFGKSKRLRVDGEIEGIRIEAALMPTKGKWFLMVSKKLQKLCGVSLGDRVSVSFDIANQDAITVPPELQFALEANDVARQVWESWTIGKRRGICYRVDSAKMLETRERRVGEVLDILMEQANSQFRNVKS comes from the coding sequence ATGAGTGATTACCCCTACAACTTCGATGCCAAGATCGTGAAATACGGATTCGGCAAGGTACAGTTTTCGGTCGTTTATGCGCCGAAAGAGATCGTGTCGCAATTGGATTTTGGCAAGTCGAAGCGTTTAAGAGTTGACGGAGAGATTGAAGGCATCCGCATCGAAGCGGCTCTGATGCCTACGAAAGGCAAATGGTTTCTGATGGTGTCGAAGAAGCTGCAAAAACTGTGTGGCGTGAGTTTGGGCGATCGAGTGTCGGTCTCGTTTGACATCGCGAATCAAGACGCAATCACTGTTCCACCCGAGTTACAGTTTGCGTTGGAAGCCAACGATGTTGCCCGTCAGGTATGGGAAAGCTGGACGATCGGCAAACGCCGTGGCATCTGTTACCGAGTCGACTCGGCAAAAATGCTCGAGACCCGCGAGCGACGTGTCGGGGAGGTACTCGACATACTGATGGAACAAGCAAATAGCCAGTTCCGAAATGTGAAATCTTGA
- a CDS encoding fasciclin domain-containing protein, with translation MSIRIACFLACAAIMVSPSVTWAQQSSGSDAAPSSSRNIVETAIDAGAFNTLVAAVKAAGLVETLSGAGPFTVFAPTDEAFANLPAGTVETLLKPENKAQLVSVLTYHVVPGRVPASAVVGLKGAKTVNGQRVNIASNDAGVTVDSANVVQTDIQCSNGIIHVVDSVLLPESGTIVDVASNTGSFGTLLAAANAAGLVPTLSGDGPLTVFAPTEEAFSALPKGTVASLLQPGNEGKLADILKYHVVAGRVYSEDALALTSAPTVAGPSIAITLTDGGANVNNARLLQTDIDASNGVIHVIDRVLLPSDAPSTSSVTSLKPTPDQRNAAKSVLNDAIHRGVAVFNAGHHGQCADIYMQALQAVSAMPDATMPASLRDQLNHTLITCPQMTNGSNRAWALRHQIDQLVNQW, from the coding sequence ATGTCGATACGAATCGCCTGTTTCCTTGCTTGTGCTGCCATCATGGTTTCGCCAAGTGTCACTTGGGCCCAACAATCCAGTGGTTCAGACGCGGCCCCATCCTCATCTCGCAACATCGTAGAGACGGCCATCGATGCGGGAGCCTTCAATACGTTGGTTGCGGCGGTGAAGGCCGCCGGGTTGGTGGAAACTCTCAGTGGCGCGGGCCCGTTCACCGTCTTCGCACCGACCGATGAAGCTTTTGCCAATCTTCCTGCGGGCACCGTCGAAACATTGCTCAAGCCAGAGAACAAAGCACAGCTGGTCAGCGTCCTGACCTACCATGTCGTCCCAGGCCGAGTGCCGGCTTCCGCCGTTGTCGGATTGAAGGGCGCAAAGACCGTAAACGGCCAGCGCGTGAATATCGCATCGAACGATGCTGGTGTGACCGTGGATTCAGCGAACGTTGTCCAGACGGATATCCAGTGCAGCAACGGAATCATTCACGTCGTCGATTCTGTGTTGTTGCCCGAATCCGGCACAATCGTTGACGTCGCCAGCAACACTGGCAGTTTCGGGACGCTATTGGCTGCGGCCAACGCTGCCGGGCTGGTTCCAACACTCAGCGGTGATGGACCTTTAACTGTGTTCGCTCCCACCGAAGAAGCATTCTCGGCCCTACCGAAGGGCACCGTCGCGAGCCTTTTGCAGCCCGGAAACGAGGGCAAGTTGGCAGACATCCTGAAGTACCACGTCGTAGCCGGACGCGTTTACAGCGAAGACGCGCTTGCCCTGACATCCGCTCCCACAGTTGCCGGTCCGTCCATTGCAATCACTCTCACCGACGGTGGAGCCAACGTCAACAACGCCAGGCTGTTGCAAACAGACATCGATGCCTCCAACGGCGTGATTCATGTGATCGATCGAGTGCTGTTGCCATCGGACGCACCGTCGACAAGTTCCGTCACTTCATTGAAGCCCACGCCGGATCAGCGGAACGCGGCTAAGTCGGTGCTGAACGACGCCATTCACCGAGGCGTCGCGGTTTTCAATGCAGGCCATCATGGTCAGTGCGCGGATATCTACATGCAAGCCTTGCAGGCCGTGTCGGCGATGCCTGACGCGACGATGCCCGCCAGCCTTCGGGATCAGCTCAACCATACGCTGATCACTTGTCCCCAGATGACCAACGGCTCGAATCGAGCGTGGGCGCTTCGACATCAGATCGACCAGTTGGTGAACCAATGGTAA
- a CDS encoding DUF2178 domain-containing protein, with the protein MNALEKVAWTELIVSVLATVVVLALYPWLGGGAVGGFGLLGFLGITPLLMRKKGDRVVRDERDVQIERQASWWGFGSAWMLMVFSLAVVTMWHSYQSRDVSPALLNIMIWIQFAFCYAIKGASSVLQYRGMNRAA; encoded by the coding sequence ATGAATGCGTTAGAAAAAGTCGCTTGGACTGAACTTATCGTTTCCGTGTTGGCGACGGTTGTTGTTTTGGCGCTTTACCCTTGGCTGGGTGGCGGCGCTGTGGGAGGATTCGGGCTGCTCGGATTCCTGGGCATCACTCCGCTGTTGATGCGCAAAAAAGGCGATCGAGTCGTCCGAGACGAACGCGACGTTCAAATTGAACGACAAGCGTCATGGTGGGGCTTTGGATCGGCATGGATGCTGATGGTGTTCTCGCTTGCTGTGGTAACAATGTGGCACTCTTACCAGTCGCGTGACGTTTCGCCAGCGCTTTTGAACATCATGATTTGGATCCAATTCGCTTTTTGCTACGCCATCAAGGGTGCATCGTCGGTTCTGCAATATCGAGGGATGAACCGTGCCGCGTAA